The nucleotide sequence GGCACGAACCTCGCGGCAACGCGCCTCGGCCCGGACGCCTTCGAGCGCGTCGCCAAACGTCTCGAAGAGGAGCCGGAGTCTCGCGCTCTCATCTGTGAGTGCGAGAACATCACGCTCGCAGAGATCGAGGAGATCGCGAAGAGCGCGGACAGCCACATCATCAACGACATCCGGCGCCGCACGCGCCTCGGCATGGGCACGTGCCAGGGCAATTTCTGCAGCCTGCGCGCCGCCGGCATCTTCGGACGCGTCGGCAGCACAGAGGGCGCGAAGGATTCGCTCGGCCAGCTCAAGGGCTTTTTGCAGGGCCGCTGGAAGGGCGTGCGCCCCGTCCTCATGGGACGCAACATCCGCGAGACGGAGATGACGCGAGCTCTCTACGAGCTTTCCTTTAATGTCAATGGAGGCAAGAAAGCATGAAACAACGGGACGTAGCAATCATCGGCGGCGGCTTTGCCGGTCTCATGGCCGCCATCGTCTGCGCCAAGAACGGCAAAAAAGCGAGCGTATTCCTCTACGGCTCGGGTTCTTTCCCCTTGAACAGCGGACTCATCGACCTCCTCGGCTACGACGAAGCGCGCGCATGGGTGAAGGATCCCTTGGCGGCAATCGAGCAGCTGCCCGCCGAGCATCCTTACCATAGAATCGGCAAAGAATCCATCGAAGAAGCCGCCGACTTCTTCCTCAAGCTCATGGAAGAGGAGGGCTTCCCCTACTGCGGCAGCCTGCATGAACAACAATCTGCCGTGACGCCTGTCGGTACCTTGAAGCCCTCGTGTCTCGTGCCTTCATCCATGCAGGCGCCGGACTTCGCCGGCAAGGACGTCATCGTCGTCGGCGTCAAGGGGCTCAAGGACTGCTACCCCGAGATGATCGCGGCGAACCTTGCCGACACGCTCAAGGAGGCTTCGAGCATCCGCACGTTCGAGGTCATGCCTGAGCCGATCGCCGAGCGCGATCTCTCGATCCTCGACGCCGCTCGCTGGCTTGAGGGCGACGGTGCAACGACGGTCAGCCGCCAACTCGCCGCCGAGGACGGCGCAAACCGCGTCTTCATCTTCCCGCAGATCCTCGGCGTGCGCGGCCAAAGGGTCTGCAAGAAGCTGCAGGCGGCGATGAAGGGAAAGATCCTTGAGACGACCGCCATGCCGCCCTCGGCGAACGGCATGCGCCTGCGCGATGTGCTCATGAAAGCGGCGCGCCGCATGGGCGTCGAATTCTTCGAAAACGCCCGCGTCACGGGTTTTTCAGCGGATGGCAAGCGCTGCCTTTCCATCCGCGTCACGGGCGTCCACGAGAAGGACTACCGCGCCGAGAAGTTCATCCTCGCGACGGGCGGCTTCTACAGCGCCGGACTCATCTCCGAGAATCCCGGGGAAGCCTATGAGCCGATCTTCGATTTGCCCGTCGCGTGCGAAAAAGACCCCGAGAAGTGGACGGCTGCCGACATCTTTGATGCTCAGCCCTTCATGAAGGCGGGCGTCCGCACGGACGAAATGCTTCGCCCCGTCGATGAAAAAGGCGCACTCGTCTTCGAAAATGTCCACGTCATCGGGCGCGAGCTTGCGGGCTGCGACTTCTGTCGCGAGCATTCGGGCAACGGCGTGGCGCTG is from Selenomonas sputigena ATCC 35185 and encodes:
- the glpB gene encoding anaerobic glycerol-3-phosphate dehydrogenase subunit GlpB; this encodes MKQRDVAIIGGGFAGLMAAIVCAKNGKKASVFLYGSGSFPLNSGLIDLLGYDEARAWVKDPLAAIEQLPAEHPYHRIGKESIEEAADFFLKLMEEEGFPYCGSLHEQQSAVTPVGTLKPSCLVPSSMQAPDFAGKDVIVVGVKGLKDCYPEMIAANLADTLKEASSIRTFEVMPEPIAERDLSILDAARWLEGDGATTVSRQLAAEDGANRVFIFPQILGVRGQRVCKKLQAAMKGKILETTAMPPSANGMRLRDVLMKAARRMGVEFFENARVTGFSADGKRCLSIRVTGVHEKDYRAEKFILATGGFYSAGLISENPGEAYEPIFDLPVACEKDPEKWTAADIFDAQPFMKAGVRTDEMLRPVDEKGALVFENVHVIGRELAGCDFCREHSGNGVALASAYKAAQA